A stretch of Aedes aegypti strain LVP_AGWG chromosome 2, AaegL5.0 Primary Assembly, whole genome shotgun sequence DNA encodes these proteins:
- the LOC5575157 gene encoding cilia- and flagella-associated protein 91, producing MTYRSHIVGPSRAFDHIYDPLFVASDRKDVCRANKTALCRSAPIGIFPVYQTMFSELPRMTRNHYVMHRNPLPYYPEVQVNTEVKGCFVPDVSRILGTERSKFFCHPTAGETGTLLKLSESPEEFCHCDQSIEPRVKDASSQTMYRESSAQTQPWMPTAVLKDSDIGTAEIVYVAEMLQHTRYPGINEVEIIERARKKRNWEYSMGSCDSADEWAQQKLVLQIFEWEEWVARERQIDRYQMLRLQLVAKIMNKRERDTKQATESKMENTKNRINEQRNKAMEKLKINYERNMRKLEKKRKDSKANKFRSSHVSKPEDSTVGLAQKKGVCKKSYNYDPNLIEVGLTKLEKKITVTHKLKDVNNQRPELWKPKEVCREFQKGFWSDHFLRKLYDSLKHFRHKKDTKPEMPKCLIVVSSPTESLIESPPRVSEEREDDILYQQAILLQKLIKGRATQEMIHKDYAADRDLVEDLISTHRLPVVEGFFPIDPIKTGSVREKYLHILRNEQLLDEFVENCTHAQMTSLMTTLERELSRLQNERNTHAFYLLTEQERYFREARETRHISEMKYQDNEELSIYLENALLEKVEGDSLDDTRGKIQDLVKKFDTEADKRISSIEDPSQNPGTIASCLMDELLMPDIYRRVARENIKMKQKPLLAEAHDAIFQKVELKPLDSVPEDVMESLRKETAGDQLDEGQVVDDQAPDLDTRSEGQIIIGDILSNMIDSAMSENEVEDIPEDDGTNFFGLVTGAGEEGEGEGEEEAEKMTSKMIEDIITQVCGLSED from the exons ATGACTTACCGTAGCCATATTGTGGGACCATCGCGAGCGTTCGATCATATCTACGACCCATTGTTCGTGGCATCCGATCGGAAGGATGTCTGCCGGGCAAATAAGACCGCCCTGTGTCGTTCGGCTCCGATTGGAATTTTCCCAGTGTACCAAACCATGTTCAGCGAGCTGCCCCGGATGACCCGCAATCATTACGTAATGCATCGTAATCCATTGCCTTATTACCCGGAAGTGCAGGTGAACACCGAAGTCAAGGGTTGTTTTGTTCCGGATGTTTCAAGGATTCTCGGAACAGAGAGATCCAAGTTCTTCTGCCATCCAACGGCAGGGGAAACGGGCACGTTGCTAAAGCTGAGTGAAAGTCCGGAAGAGTTTTGCCATTGTGATCAATCGATTGAGCCTCGAGTGAAGGATGCCTCCTCGCAGACCATGTACAGGGAATCGTCGGCGCAAACGCAACCCTGGATGCCCACTGCTGTCCTTAAGGACTCGGACATAGGAACGGCTGAAATCGTTTATGTGGCGGAAATGTTGCAACATACTCGATACCCTGGAATTAATGAGGTGGAAATCATCGAGCGCGCCAGAAAGAAGCGTAACTGGGAATACTCGATGGGTAGTTGTGATTCGGCGGATGAGTGGGCTCAGCAGAAGCTTGTCCTGCAGATATTCGAGTGGGAGGAATGGGTGGCTAGGGAGCGTCAAATAGATCGCTACCAAATGCTGAGATTGCAACTGGTGGCAAAGATTATGAACAAACGTGAGAGGGACACGAAGCAAGCAACCGAGAGCAAGATGGAAAACACCAAGAACAGAATAAATGAGCAGCGAAATAAAGCAATGGAAAAACTTAAAATTAATTATGAGCGGAATATGCGTAAGCTGGAGAAGAAACGCAAAGATTCGAAAGCGAATAAGTTCCGCTCGTCCCACGTGTCGAAACCGGAAGACAGTACAGTGGGTCTGGCTCAAAAGAAGGGTGTgtgcaaaaaatcatacaattaTGATCCTAACCTGATTGAAGTGGG GTTGACAAAATTAGAGAAGAAAATAACCGTTACGCACAAATTGAAGGATGTCAACAACCAACGTCCAGAATTGTGGAAGCCCAAGGAAGTATGCCGGGAATTTCAGAAAGGGTTTTGGTCTGATCATTTCTTACGGAAACTTTATGATTCTCTCAAG CACTTTCGTCACAAGAAGGATACAAAACCGGAGATGCCGAAGTGTCTTATTGTGGTTTCATCTCCCACGGAAAGCCTGATTGAGTCTCCTCCTCGAGTCAGTGAGGAACGCGAGGACGACATTCTATATCAGCAAGCAATTCTTCTGCAAAAGTTGATCAAAGGGCGTGCCACTCAGGAAATGATACATAAAGATTACGCTGCCGACCGTGATCTAGTTGAAGATCTTATTTCCACTCATCGTCTACCGGTTGTTGAAGGATTCTTCCCCATTGACCCGATTAAAACGGGAAGTGTTCGGGAAAAGTACTTGCACATTCTGCGCAACGAACAACTGCTGGATGAATTTGTAGAAAACTGTACCCATGCTCAGATGACCTCACTGATGACTACTCTCGAGCGTGAGCTTTCCAGGCTCCAGAACGAAAGAAATACCCATGCGTTCTACCTATTAACCGAACAGGAGCGATACTTCCGTGAAGCTCGAGAAACTCGACACATCTCGGAGATGAAATATCAGGATAATGAAGAGCTCTCAATCTACTTGGAAAATGCTCTTCTGGAGAAAGTTGAAGGAGATAGCTTGGACGACACACGAGGCAAAATTCAGGACCTGGTAAAGAAATTTGATACCGAAGCTGATAAGCGCATTAGTTCCATCGAAGATCCTTCTCAGAACCCAGGAACAATCGCTTCCTGTTTGATGGACGAACTATTGATGCCCGACATCTACCGACGAGTCGcaagggaaaatataaaaatgaagcaGAAACCGCTACTCGCAGAAGCGCACGATGCGATATTCCAGAAGGTCGAGCTCAAACCATTGGATTCGGTACCGGAGGATGTGATGGAATCGCTGAGAAAGGAAACGGCCGGAGATCAGCTCGATGAGGGTCAAGTAGTCGACGATCAGGCACCTGACTTGGACACGAGGAGCGAGGGTCAAATAATTATCGGAGATATTCTGAGTAATATGATTGACAGTGCCATGTCGGAAAACGAAGTAGAGGACATACCGGAAGACGATGGAACAAACTTTTTCGGATTGGTCACGGGGGCGGGTGAAGAAGGGGAAGGCGAAGGCGAAGAGGAAGCCGAGAAAATGACGAGCAAAATGATTGAAGACATCATTACGCAAGTTTGTGGGTTGTCCGAAGATTGA
- the LOC5575155 gene encoding ninjurin-1 isoform X1 codes for MAKEKDQSLEMSSVSASRVEPPKQTTSTASGVESTSLLMRSQSETEIDGGRRSRGQQTQTYDIHKGIAESAMDISLLTANANQLRLLITYNNRSKTYIACITLVIISLVLQVLVASGVIIIKSQPKSKRSQQFERLKIATSIGVTFITVINILVASLVVTDSPAVTGPS; via the exons ATGGCCAAAGAAAAGGACCAGTCGCTCGAAATGAGCTCGGTTAGTGCATCGAGAGTCGAACCGCCGAAGCAAACCACCAGCACTGCGTCCGGAGTCGAATCCACGAGTCTACTGATGCGCAGCCAGAGCGAAACGGAAATCGACGGCGGCCGGCGGAGCCGCGGTCAGCAAACCCAAACCTACGATATCCACAAAGGGATCGCCGAGAGTGCCATGGACATATCGCTGCTGACGGCCAATGCCAACCAACTGCGGCTGCTCATAACCTACAACAACCGCTCGAAGACCTACATCGCGTGCATTACGTTGGTGATCATCTCGTTGGTGCTGCAGGTGCTGGTAGCGAGCGGGGTTATTATCATTAAG AGTCAACCCAAGTCCAAACGAAGTCAACAGTTCGAGCGATTGAAGATTGCCACTTCCATAGGCGTCACATTTATTACAGTCATCAATATACTGGTGGCATCGTTGGTGGTTACCGATTCTCCGGCAGTGACTGGACCATCTTAG
- the LOC5575155 gene encoding uncharacterized protein LOC5575155 isoform X2, with amino-acid sequence MVSQSIMITPPKKVSKYSPSTPPSPDSPTGNGSFYSESDYDLRFAYQNYDLYRSVIEIALTVSFLAATTNQLRLLISFRESQGFIVSTVLVTLSLMMQLVIAIIVVTIAVNDHYRWIKLKAITAMGAILLTVVNVVIPFVINFEHSHVDFGRIYPH; translated from the exons ATGGTTAGTCAATCCATTATGATCACGCCGCCGAAGAAAGTTTCCAAATACTCACCTTCAACGCCGCCCTCTCCGGATAGCCCAACTGGCAATGGATCGTTCTACAGCGAATCGGACTATGACCTGCGGTTTGCCTACCAAAACTACGACCTGTACCGGAGTGTCATTGAAATAGCTCTGACCGTGTCGTTCTTGGCGGCCACCACCAATCAGCTGCGGTTGCTGATAAGCTTTCGCGAGTCCCAGGGTTTCATCGTCAGTACGGTTCTGGTCACTCTGTCGCTGATGATGCAGCTTGTTATTGCGATCATTGTGGTGACGATTGCG GTGAACGATCATTACCGATGGATCAAGTTGAAAGCGATTACCGCGATGGGTGCCATTCTGCTGACGGTGGTGAATGTGGTGATTCCCTTTGTCATCAACTTCGAGCACTCACATGTGGATTTTGGCAGAATCTATCCACATTGA